One part of the Vicia villosa cultivar HV-30 ecotype Madison, WI linkage group LG6, Vvil1.0, whole genome shotgun sequence genome encodes these proteins:
- the LOC131613801 gene encoding uncharacterized protein LOC131613801, with protein MDCVAGTSWSWVIKNIMKQRELVMQHQTAWNNLLSRPRFKMSNMYAALIKDNLNVDWRGVLKWNNVRPRALITLWLLCHGKMATKDRMRRFRLITESICNMCKEVDESINHVFFECRDTNRIWKATLEWMNIDREPKGWNAEFKWIDENTKKKG; from the coding sequence ATGGATTGTGTGGCTGGAACAAGTTGGTCATGGGTGATTAAAAACATCATGAAGCAAAGAGAACTAGTCATGCAACACCAAACTGCTTGGAACAACCTCCTGAGCAGGCCCAGGTTTAAGATGAGTAACATGTATGCTGCTTTGATAAAAGATAACCTGAATGTGGACTGGCGAGGAGTTCTGAAATGGAACAATGTTAGGCCTAGAGCACTCATCACATTATGGCTGCTATGTCATGGAAAGATGGCAACTAAGGATAGGATGAGAAGATTCAGATTAATTACTGAAAGTATCTGCAACATGTGTAAAGAGGTTGATGAATCAATAAATCATGTTTTCTTTGAATGCAGGGATACCAACAGAATCTGGAAAGCTACCCTTGAATGGATGAACATTGACAGGGAACCTAAAGGCTGGAATGCAGAGTTCAAGTGGATAGATGAGAACACaaagaaaaaaggatga
- the LOC131611610 gene encoding uncharacterized protein LOC131611610, which yields MSEVHEGDSVTIGKLKQLQAQFAKDRNWDQYHSPRNLLLAMVGEVGELSEIFQWKGEVKRGLPEFKEEEKVHLGEELSDVLLYLVRLSDICGVDLGKAALRKVELNAIKYPAKANKEVTNKEDNNGTA from the exons ATGAGTGAAGTCCATGAAGGTGACTCTGTAACCATTGGAAAGCTCAAGCAATTGCAAGCTCAGTTCGCCAAAGACAGGAATTGGGATCAATATCACAGCCCAAGAAACCTTCTCTTGGCTATG GTGGGTGAAGTGGGAGAATTGTCCGAGATATTTCAGTGGAAAGGTGAGGTTAAACGTGGACTTCCAGAGTTTAAAGAGGAAGAAAAAGTTCATCTTGGAGAAGAGCTTTCTGACGTGTTGCTATACCTTGTTCGTCTCTCTGACATTTGTGGTGTTGATCTTGGCAAAGCTGCTTTGAGAAAAGTCGAACTCAATGCTATCAAATATCCAGCAAAAGCTAACAAAGAAGTCACAAACAAGGAAGATAATAATGGTACTGCTTGA